The Pyrus communis chromosome 2, drPyrComm1.1, whole genome shotgun sequence genome includes a window with the following:
- the LOC137726233 gene encoding pentatricopeptide repeat-containing protein At1g77360, mitochondrial-like, protein MAIKLQKCGERLGFGLMKLTRNYCSTEPMRQFSDPTKRICKIMMSCPTLALDTALDQTGIRISPEMVEEVLMRFNNAGMVAYRFFGWAATQRNYSHSVKAYHAMIESLAKIRQYQIMWDLVNSMRAKRIQNMETFGIIMRKYARAQKVEEALYTFNVMEKYDCAPNLAAFNGLLSALCKSKNVRKAQEVFDKMKDRFEPDSKTYSILIGGWGKDPNLPKAREVFREMIDAGCNPDIVTYGIMVDVLCKAGRVDEAIDIVRGMDDGGCTPTSFIYSVLVHTYGVENRIEDAVAAFLEMERNGIRADVVVYNALIGAFCKANKFKNVYRVLNDMNSKGVTPNSRTCNIILNSLIDREETEEAFSVFRKMIKVCEPDADTYTMMIKMFCERDELKMAHKVWKYMKLKQFVPSMHTYSVLINGFCEKGNASKACVLLEEMIEKGIRPAGVTFGRLRQLLIKEGREDVLKFLNEKVNLLVKEPLFD, encoded by the coding sequence atggcaATAAAATTGCAAAAATGTGGGGAAAGATTAGGTTTTGGGTTGATGAAATTGACCCGGAATTACTGTTCAACAGAACCCATGAGGCAATTTTCCGACCCAACAAAAAGAATTTGCAAAATCATGATGTCCTGCCCAACACTTGCTCTTGATACCGCCCTTGACCAAACCGGGATTCGAATTTCACCCGAAATGGTAGAGGAAGTTCTCATGAGATTCAACAATGCCGGTATGGTTGCATACCGGTTCTTTGGGTGGGCGGCAACGCAGCGAAATTATTCGCATAGTGTTAAGGCCTACCATGCTATGATTGAATCTTTGGCCAAGATCAGGCAGTACCAGATCATGTGGGATCTTGTGAACTCGATGAGGGCGAAGAGGATTCAGAATATGGAGACGTTTGGAATCATTATGAGGAAGTATGCTAGGGCACAGAAGGTTGAGGAAGCACTTTATACATTTAATGTTATGGAGAAGTATGATTGTGCTCCGAATTTAGCAGCGTTCAATGGCCTGCTGAGTGCTCTGTGTAAGTCCAAGAATGTGAGGAAGGCTCAGGAGGTTTTTGATAAAATGAAGGATCGGTTTGAGCCAGACTCAAAGACCTATAGTATATTGATCGGCGGATGGGGGAAGGATCCGAATTTGCCTAAAGCGAGGGAGGTGTTCAGAGAAATGATTGATGCGGGTTGCAATCCTGATATAGTGACTTATGGTATCATGGTTGATGTTCTTTGCAAGGCAGGGAGGGTGGATGAAGCTATTGATATTGTTCGGGGCATGGATGATGGTGGTTGTACACCGACGTCTTTTATTTATAGTGTTTTGGTGCATACGTATGGGGTTGAAAACAGGATTGAAGATGCTGTTGCTGCATTCTTGGAGATGGAAAGGAATGGAATAAGGGCTGATGTGGTTGTGTACAATGCCTTGATCGGCGCTTTTTGTAAGGCTAACAAGTTCAAGAACGTCTATAGGGTCTTAAACGATATGAATTCCAAAGGCGTTACTCCCAATTCGAGGACTTGCAATATCATTTTAAATAGTTTGATTGACCGTGAAGAAACTGAGGAGGCATTTAGTGTCTTCCGCAAAATGATCAAAGTATGTGAGCCAGATGCAGATACGTATACAATGATGATAAAGATGTTTTGTGAGAGAGATGAGTTGAAGATGGCTCATAAAGTCTGGAAGTACATGAAGTTGAAGCAGTTTGTCCCAAGCATGCACACATATTCGGTCCTTATAAATGGATTTTGTGAGAAGGGAAATGCTTCAAAGGCTTGTGTCTTACTGGAAGAGATGATAGAGAAGGGGATTCGGCCAGCAGGTGTGACTTTTGGGAGATTAAGGCAGTTGCTGAtaaaagaaggaagagaagaTGTACTCAAATTTTTAAACGAAAAAGTTAATCTTCTTGTCAAGGAGCCTTTATTCGATTGA